The following proteins are co-located in the Pomacea canaliculata isolate SZHN2017 linkage group LG10, ASM307304v1, whole genome shotgun sequence genome:
- the LOC112573588 gene encoding putative uncharacterized protein DDB_G0277255 isoform X2: MPSPSNSGWVTAMGEATVQCPRTGNLVPHNALSQQELREFSMARSHDFASQQHVPPPSSPHMNPGSPAKSPQCTAYNNQVMSAVLASMTFAGGQRGVVEAAGSFSIGSPEVSQGSSLDASPGNGFSYGSADDEPFMAGNSPFQMSGGEELFGSVPSVFTHRMNGDLTLGVNLNTHTSEQGVAAQNVAFSAGQTFQTQGSPVNSPHMSPLEVLRHFPLQQQQQQQQQQQQQQQQQVSGTASEGYCRRSRSGIGKSPTRKSSDRQSPAPYSPQRRPRTHSESSATVSDELNDMNLGTGVPSPAGSSLSPGCESAISSLHGLHDNQMAASDAQTYAMPTSASGNYLLLEQLVNSADTLGPFSAMDSYREEEAELAELLTASSAFGLVICTTSTKFCIGAHVARDGHGQHFHGYWRGFGHVRVFPSAGGQRHGGHLTRATGWRGHE, from the exons ATGCCGTCGCCTTCCAACTCAGGCTGGGTGACGGCCATGGGGGAGGCGACAGTGCAATGCCCCCGCACTGGCAACCTGGTGCCGCACAACGCCCTCTCGCAGCAAGAGCTGCGCGAGTTCTCGATGGCTCGCTCTCACGACTTCGCCTCCCAGCAACATGTACCCCCACCATCGTCACCTCACATGAACCCTGGCAGCCCTGCCAAATCCCCGCAGTGCACCGCGTACAACAACCAGGTGATGTCCGCGGTGCTGGCGTCGATGACGTTTGCAGGTGGGCAAAGGGGTGTGGTGGAAGCAGCAGGCTCGTTTTCGATCGGATCGCCAGAAGTGTCGCAAGGGTCGAGCCTTGACGCGTCGCCAGGAAATGGGTTTTCGTATGGCTCCGCGGACGACGAGCCTTTCATGGCAGGCAACTCTCCTTTTCAGATGAGCGGCGGGGAGGAGCTGTTCGGTTCGGTTCCCTCCGTTTTCACCCACCGCATGAACGGTGATTTGACCCTGGGAGTGAATCTTAACACGCACACAAGCGAGCAAGGTGTCGCGGCGCAGAATGTAGCTTTCAGCGCTGGTCAAACCTTTCAGACACAAGGGTCTCCTGTAAACAGCCCCCACATGTCCCCTTTAGAAGTGCTCAGACATTTCCCgttgcaacagcagcagcagcagcagcag cagcagcagcagcagcagcagcagcaggtgtcTGGAACGGCCAGTGAAGGTTACTGCCGGCGGTCTCGGTCGGGGATCGGAAAAAGCCCGACTCGGAAAAGCTCGGACCGCCAGTCGCCAGCTCCCTATTCTCCGCAGCGGCGACCTCGCACGCACTCCGAGAGCTCGGCCACCGTGTCGGACGAACTAAACGACATGAACCTCGGCACAGGGGTGCCTTCTCCGGCCGGCTCGTCGCTGTCCCCAGGCTGCGAGTCCGCCATATCTTCCCTGCATGGTCTCCACGACAACCAAATGGCAGCATCCGACGCACAGACGTACGCCATGCCTACCTCTGCTTCTGGAAACTACCTGCTGTTAGAGCAGTTGGTGAACTCCGCGGACACCCTGGGCCCCTTCTCAGCGATGGACTCGTACCGGGAGGAGGAGGCGGAGTTGGCGGAGCTGTTGACCGCATCCTCAGCATTCGGGCTCGTCATCTGTACAACAAGCACAAAGTTTTGTATCGGAGCTCATGTCGCTAGAGACGGTCATGGACAGCATTTCCACGGCTACTGGCGGGGGTTCGGACATGTACGAGTCTTTCCCTCTGCTGGCGGACAGCGTCATGGAGGCCACCTTACCCGAGCCACCGGCTGGCGCGGGCATGAATGA
- the LOC112573588 gene encoding ankyrin repeat and KH domain-containing protein mask-like isoform X1: MPSPSNSGWVTAMGEATVQCPRTGNLVPHNALSQQELREFSMARSHDFASQQHVPPPSSPHMNPGSPAKSPQCTAYNNQVMSAVLASMTFAGGQRGVVEAAGSFSIGSPEVSQGSSLDASPGNGFSYGSADDEPFMAGNSPFQMSGGEELFGSVPSVFTHRMNGDLTLGVNLNTHTSEQGVAAQNVAFSAGQTFQTQGSPVNSPHMSPLEVLRHFPLQQQQQQQQQQQQQQQQQQQQQQQQQQQQQVSGTASEGYCRRSRSGIGKSPTRKSSDRQSPAPYSPQRRPRTHSESSATVSDELNDMNLGTGVPSPAGSSLSPGCESAISSLHGLHDNQMAASDAQTYAMPTSASGNYLLLEQLVNSADTLGPFSAMDSYREEEAELAELLTASSAFGLVICTTSTKFCIGAHVARDGHGQHFHGYWRGFGHVRVFPSAGGQRHGGHLTRATGWRGHE; this comes from the coding sequence ATGCCGTCGCCTTCCAACTCAGGCTGGGTGACGGCCATGGGGGAGGCGACAGTGCAATGCCCCCGCACTGGCAACCTGGTGCCGCACAACGCCCTCTCGCAGCAAGAGCTGCGCGAGTTCTCGATGGCTCGCTCTCACGACTTCGCCTCCCAGCAACATGTACCCCCACCATCGTCACCTCACATGAACCCTGGCAGCCCTGCCAAATCCCCGCAGTGCACCGCGTACAACAACCAGGTGATGTCCGCGGTGCTGGCGTCGATGACGTTTGCAGGTGGGCAAAGGGGTGTGGTGGAAGCAGCAGGCTCGTTTTCGATCGGATCGCCAGAAGTGTCGCAAGGGTCGAGCCTTGACGCGTCGCCAGGAAATGGGTTTTCGTATGGCTCCGCGGACGACGAGCCTTTCATGGCAGGCAACTCTCCTTTTCAGATGAGCGGCGGGGAGGAGCTGTTCGGTTCGGTTCCCTCCGTTTTCACCCACCGCATGAACGGTGATTTGACCCTGGGAGTGAATCTTAACACGCACACAAGCGAGCAAGGTGTCGCGGCGCAGAATGTAGCTTTCAGCGCTGGTCAAACCTTTCAGACACAAGGGTCTCCTGTAAACAGCCCCCACATGTCCCCTTTAGAAGTGCTCAGACATTTCCCgttgcaacagcagcagcagcagcagcagcaacaacaacaacaacaacaacaacaacaacaacaacagcagcagcagcagcagcagcagcaggtgtcTGGAACGGCCAGTGAAGGTTACTGCCGGCGGTCTCGGTCGGGGATCGGAAAAAGCCCGACTCGGAAAAGCTCGGACCGCCAGTCGCCAGCTCCCTATTCTCCGCAGCGGCGACCTCGCACGCACTCCGAGAGCTCGGCCACCGTGTCGGACGAACTAAACGACATGAACCTCGGCACAGGGGTGCCTTCTCCGGCCGGCTCGTCGCTGTCCCCAGGCTGCGAGTCCGCCATATCTTCCCTGCATGGTCTCCACGACAACCAAATGGCAGCATCCGACGCACAGACGTACGCCATGCCTACCTCTGCTTCTGGAAACTACCTGCTGTTAGAGCAGTTGGTGAACTCCGCGGACACCCTGGGCCCCTTCTCAGCGATGGACTCGTACCGGGAGGAGGAGGCGGAGTTGGCGGAGCTGTTGACCGCATCCTCAGCATTCGGGCTCGTCATCTGTACAACAAGCACAAAGTTTTGTATCGGAGCTCATGTCGCTAGAGACGGTCATGGACAGCATTTCCACGGCTACTGGCGGGGGTTCGGACATGTACGAGTCTTTCCCTCTGCTGGCGGACAGCGTCATGGAGGCCACCTTACCCGAGCCACCGGCTGGCGCGGGCATGAATGA